In Acetomicrobium sp. S15 = DSM 107314, the sequence GACGGGCGCCGTAGCTATATTTATGCCGCTGCCGTTGGCCCCGATTATGGCATATACTTTATCCTGCTCTATCATCCTGCGCACGGCGTTCACTGCGTCTTCGGCCCTAGTTCTGAAGTCGTAGGGCACAAGTTCTAACTTTTTCCCCAAGACGCCGCCCTTTCCGTTAATCTCGTCTACCGCGAGCTGGGCCGATTTGAGTTCGGTTTGACCATAAGCAGCCCAATCCCCCGTGAGCGCTGCCAGGTAACCGACTTTGATCGTCTCCTGGGCTATTGCACTGCTGGCTGCGAACGCCAGCGCCATGACGACGGCTACAGCTATTGCTCTCTTCAACGCGATCACCTCCCATTTGTGATTGAAGCCTTTATGAATATTCTATCAGAACGTAGCCCACTGCGGTAGTTCTGCTTTCGATTTTCAAACAGGCAACCCAGAGGCAGTCGATAATGTGGAAAGAATGGTGCGCTACCGACTTGGCAATTCTGCAGGCCTCCATTGCGCATTGCTTTTGGCGAGTGTCGCCAACGGGCGCAGGGGTGGTTTAAAATGAACAGTGTTGTTTTGGAGGCGAAGAGCAGAGTAGAATAGCTTTGTATCCTGGAGGGCTATTTTGTCGTCGCACAGCTGGGAAATGCGATGAAAAAAGGAGGGAAGCATGTGAGCGAGCGGCTTTTGGTGTGCGATTTGGATGGCACTTTGGTAAGTCGCGATAATGTGCCCGAAGCTGTGGCGCGATCGTGCAGGCTTCTGGTCGAGCGCGGGTGGCGGATTATGGGCGCTACGGGGAGGATTTTGGCATCGGCCAAGCCCCACCTCGAGGTCATCGGAGCGATGGGGCCGGCCATACTCTATGACGGAGCGAGGTTGATGGATTACCTTACCGGTGAAGTCATGTGGGAGTCTCTGCTTCCGCCAGAGGCCGCGAACAAAGCGTTGGAAGTCGGGTGGGATTCGTCGTTAAAGGTGCAACTCTTCGGCGATGAGAAGGTTTTTTGCAGATCGGATGACCTCGCCACCATCTCTTATTTTTCCTCCCTCGGTCTGCCCGTGGAAAGGATTTCTTCGCCTCGTATCGATGAACCCGTTTACAGGGTGATCTTTTATACTATAGACAAGCAGTGCGATGGAGATATAAGGGGGCTTCTCGAA encodes:
- a CDS encoding HAD-IIB family hydrolase; this translates as MSERLLVCDLDGTLVSRDNVPEAVARSCRLLVERGWRIMGATGRILASAKPHLEVIGAMGPAILYDGARLMDYLTGEVMWESLLPPEAANKALEVGWDSSLKVQLFGDEKVFCRSDDLATISYFSSLGLPVERISSPRIDEPVYRVIFYTIDKQCDGDIRGLLELLKCELSGLANVTMAGNSFIDVIPPEASKGNTLKRFLSLANDPIDVVVAVGDHMNDLELLQVADLRVVVSSAPPQLLEVAHKVIPPAKEAGFAELAQWLLKDDFLRQIQRKE